One window of the Vicinamibacterales bacterium genome contains the following:
- a CDS encoding metallophosphoesterase family protein, translating to MRYLVISDIHANLEAYETVMAAAVPLTCERVLVLGDLVGYGADPNAICERVRALAPQAIIRGNHDKVGSGVESSAGFNAVARSAIRWTYDALTPENREWLAALPEGPVVVDDLIEICHGTPFDEDAYVFDDLDALRAMHAARRPLCLFGHTHVQVGHYLSRDQFGLSTAEERRPFTIALDDANRYLINPGSVGQPRDGDPRAGFAVVDTAAREVTLHRVEYPIAKAQARILQEGLPDVLAQRLALGR from the coding sequence ATGCGTTACCTGGTAATCAGCGATATTCACGCGAATCTCGAGGCCTATGAGACCGTCATGGCCGCCGCCGTCCCGCTCACCTGCGAGCGGGTCCTGGTGCTCGGCGACCTGGTCGGCTACGGCGCCGACCCCAACGCGATTTGCGAGCGCGTGCGGGCCCTGGCGCCCCAGGCCATCATTCGCGGCAACCACGACAAGGTCGGCTCGGGCGTCGAAAGCTCGGCAGGCTTCAATGCGGTCGCCCGCAGCGCCATCCGCTGGACCTACGACGCGCTCACGCCGGAAAACCGCGAGTGGCTGGCGGCTCTGCCGGAAGGCCCGGTGGTCGTCGACGATTTGATCGAGATCTGCCACGGCACGCCATTCGACGAAGACGCCTACGTGTTCGACGACCTCGACGCGCTGCGCGCCATGCACGCCGCCCGCCGGCCGCTGTGCCTGTTCGGCCACACGCACGTCCAGGTCGGCCACTACCTGTCGCGCGATCAGTTCGGATTGTCCACGGCGGAGGAACGCCGGCCGTTCACGATTGCCCTGGACGACGCGAATCGCTACCTGATCAACCCGGGCTCGGTGGGCCAGCCGCGCGATGGCGACCCGCGCGCCGGTTTCGCGGTGGTCGATACCGCCGCGCGTGAGGTCACGCTTCACCGGGTGGAGTACCCGATCGCGAAGGCGCAGGCGCGCATTCTTCAGGAAGGGTTGCCGGACGTGCTCGCGCAGCGCCTGGCGCTTGGACGCTAG
- a CDS encoding shikimate kinase — translation MKADKVYLVGFMGAGKTTAASALGKRLDWKVEDIDACIERNERRDISTIFRQDGEPYFRACERKVLIDLLPERGAVVASGGGTFEDPANRELMLRDGAVVWLDAPFSTILSRVPSDGRRPLAADRLEMEQLYNQRLAAYRQAHLRVDAGRASVEELVDYIVEWLNGA, via the coding sequence GTGAAGGCTGACAAGGTTTACCTGGTCGGCTTCATGGGCGCCGGCAAGACCACGGCGGCCAGCGCGCTCGGCAAGCGGCTCGACTGGAAGGTGGAAGACATCGACGCCTGCATCGAACGCAACGAGCGGCGCGACATTTCAACGATCTTCCGCCAGGACGGCGAACCCTATTTCCGCGCGTGCGAGCGCAAAGTCCTGATCGACCTTCTGCCCGAGCGGGGCGCGGTCGTCGCCTCGGGCGGCGGGACCTTTGAGGACCCCGCCAACCGCGAGCTGATGCTCCGGGACGGCGCGGTGGTGTGGCTCGACGCGCCGTTCTCGACGATACTCTCCCGCGTGCCGTCCGACGGCCGGCGCCCGCTGGCCGCCGATCGACTGGAGATGGAACAGCTTTATAATCAGCGCCTCGCGGCCTACCGCCAGGCGCACCTCCGGGTTGATGCAGGACGCGCCTCCGTAGAGGAGCTCGTCGATTACATCGTAGAGTGGCTCAATGGAGCCTGA
- the aroA gene encoding 3-phosphoshikimate 1-carboxyvinyltransferase, with protein sequence MMRVADRIAVSPARAVSGVLRVPGDKSISHRYALLAAIADGPSAIANYAPGADCASTLTCLASLGAIVSRTPSGGDNDPPLVTVQGRGLRGLAAAAGPLDCGNSGSTMRMLGGVVAAHPFLSTLIGDASLSRRPMRRIIGPLTQMGALVTAGPGDRPPLIIRGGDLVGIRFAPDTPSAQVKSAVLLAGLQATGDTTVVEPASTRDHTERALAAFGAAVGVDHRSVTLRGGQRLSGRSLRVPGDLSSAAFWAVAASALAGSDVTITDVGLNPSRAGLLDVLRRFGAQVDTTVEGEWHGEPVGRLRVRHGAMRDLVITPAEVPEVIDELPVLATLGTFGGSVTVSGAGELRVKESDRIAELVAGLRAMGADAEERPDGFQVRSGTRLTGGTVHANHDHRLAMAFAIAALGASGPTLIEGADAVAVSYPAFFDDLERLTREG encoded by the coding sequence ATGATGCGAGTGGCCGACCGAATTGCCGTATCCCCCGCGCGCGCCGTGTCCGGCGTGCTGCGAGTGCCGGGGGACAAATCCATCTCGCACCGTTACGCATTGCTCGCGGCCATTGCCGATGGCCCTTCCGCCATTGCCAACTACGCGCCCGGTGCTGATTGCGCGTCGACGCTCACCTGCCTGGCGTCTCTCGGGGCTATCGTCTCACGAACGCCATCTGGAGGCGATAACGATCCGCCGCTCGTCACCGTCCAGGGCCGGGGGCTCCGGGGCCTGGCCGCCGCCGCCGGCCCGCTCGATTGCGGCAATTCCGGCAGCACCATGCGGATGCTGGGCGGCGTCGTCGCCGCTCATCCCTTCCTATCGACCCTGATCGGCGATGCCTCACTGTCGCGGCGGCCCATGCGCCGGATCATCGGCCCGCTCACGCAAATGGGCGCCCTCGTCACCGCCGGGCCCGGCGACCGTCCGCCGCTGATTATTCGCGGCGGCGACCTCGTGGGCATCCGCTTCGCCCCCGACACGCCGAGCGCACAGGTCAAGTCCGCCGTGCTGCTGGCCGGCCTCCAGGCGACCGGCGACACCACCGTGGTTGAACCCGCCTCTACCCGTGATCATACGGAACGGGCGCTGGCCGCGTTCGGGGCCGCGGTTGGCGTGGACCACCGCTCGGTCACGCTGCGCGGCGGCCAACGGCTGTCCGGGCGATCGCTGCGGGTGCCGGGAGACTTGTCGTCTGCCGCGTTCTGGGCCGTGGCAGCGTCGGCCTTGGCCGGGTCGGACGTCACCATCACGGACGTCGGCCTGAACCCGAGCCGCGCCGGGCTGCTCGACGTGCTCCGCCGGTTCGGCGCCCAGGTGGACACCACCGTCGAAGGCGAGTGGCACGGCGAGCCGGTGGGCCGCCTCCGCGTGCGGCACGGCGCGATGCGCGACCTCGTGATTACCCCGGCCGAAGTGCCCGAGGTAATCGACGAGCTGCCGGTACTGGCCACGCTTGGCACATTCGGCGGCAGCGTCACGGTGTCCGGCGCCGGCGAACTGCGCGTCAAGGAGAGCGACCGCATTGCCGAACTGGTGGCCGGCCTCCGCGCCATGGGTGCCGATGCCGAGGAGCGGCCCGACGGCTTCCAGGTCCGATCCGGCACCCGCCTCACGGGCGGCACCGTGCACGCCAACCACGATCATCGGCTCGCGATGGCCTTTGCCATCGCCGCGCTCGGCGCCAGCGGCCCGACGCTGATCGAAGGCGCCGACGCCGTGGCGGTCTCGTACCCGGCCTTCTTCGATGACCTCGAGAGGCTGACGCGTGAAGGCTGA
- a CDS encoding ATP-binding protein, translating to MIPPHTVRLEFNSAFDMLDFVQVVSDHVGKMAGLDEDQLHWVSVAVRESVVNAIKHGNKNDSSKRVIVEFSPVPPTAAGELVIRIEDQGEGFVPEEVADPLAPENILKSSGRGIFLIRNFMDETVLKKVPGGMEIRMVKKIAKGATD from the coding sequence ATGATTCCACCGCACACGGTCCGCCTTGAATTCAACAGCGCGTTCGACATGCTCGACTTCGTGCAGGTCGTCAGCGACCATGTCGGCAAGATGGCCGGTCTCGATGAAGATCAGCTCCACTGGGTCAGCGTCGCCGTGCGCGAATCGGTGGTCAATGCCATCAAGCACGGGAACAAGAACGACAGCAGCAAGCGCGTGATTGTCGAGTTCAGCCCGGTGCCGCCCACCGCTGCCGGCGAGCTGGTGATTCGCATCGAGGACCAGGGCGAGGGCTTCGTCCCGGAAGAAGTGGCCGATCCCCTGGCGCCCGAAAATATCCTGAAGTCGAGCGGCCGCGGGATCTTCCTCATTCGCAACTTCATGGACGAAACGGTGCTGAAGAAGGTGCCCGGCGGCATGGAGATCCGGATGGTCAAGAAGATTGCCAAAGGGGCCACCGATTAG
- a CDS encoding inositol monophosphatase family protein, with translation MTLPPAFLATAVEAVVRAGEMQIAKFGTGVRVDKKGTIDLVTEVDVEVERMFRAMVAARFPDHDVLAEEFATPPTGARHRWVFDPLDGTTNFAHGVPIFCASLALEIDGDAAVAAVYDPNRRELFTAEAGMGSRLNGRPLRVSTNAGVIDAMLVTGFPYHVQQNPEEFLKVFGQVLRRARAVRRLGSAAIDICWVAAGRMEGFWEADLKPWDTRAAALILQEAGGRVTAMDGGPWIPENGDILATNGLIHDEVLRIIGSA, from the coding sequence TTGACACTTCCCCCCGCATTTCTTGCTACGGCCGTTGAAGCCGTCGTTCGCGCCGGCGAGATGCAGATCGCCAAGTTTGGCACCGGTGTTCGCGTCGACAAGAAGGGCACCATCGACCTGGTGACCGAGGTGGACGTCGAGGTGGAACGCATGTTCCGCGCGATGGTCGCCGCACGCTTTCCCGATCACGACGTGCTCGCCGAGGAGTTCGCGACGCCCCCGACTGGCGCGAGGCATCGCTGGGTGTTCGACCCGCTCGACGGCACCACGAACTTCGCGCACGGGGTGCCGATCTTCTGCGCGTCGCTGGCGCTCGAGATCGACGGCGACGCCGCCGTGGCGGCCGTCTATGATCCCAATCGCCGCGAGCTCTTCACCGCGGAAGCGGGGATGGGGTCGCGCCTGAACGGCCGGCCGCTTCGGGTTTCGACCAATGCCGGCGTCATCGATGCGATGCTGGTCACGGGCTTTCCGTATCACGTCCAGCAGAACCCCGAGGAGTTCCTCAAGGTGTTCGGGCAGGTGTTACGCCGCGCGCGCGCGGTGCGGCGCCTGGGGTCGGCCGCGATCGACATCTGCTGGGTGGCGGCGGGCCGCATGGAAGGCTTCTGGGAGGCCGACCTGAAGCCCTGGGACACGCGGGCGGCCGCGTTGATCCTCCAGGAAGCGGGCGGCCGTGTGACCGCGATGGACGGCGGCCCGTGGATACCCGAGAACGGCGACATTCTCGCCACCAACGGGTTGATTCACGACGAGGTCTTGCGGATTATCGGGTCCGCCTAG
- a CDS encoding glycosyltransferase family 2 protein, which translates to MQPELSIVIPVHNESPNIKPLYEELTQTLSTYGRAYEILIVDDGSTDDSFEQLAALQARDPRLRVIRFRRNFGQTAAFAAGIAHARGRLVITSDGDLQNDPRDIPAMVALVDQGNDIVCGWRKDRKDTFITRRVPSILANKLISWATGVPLHDYGCSLKVFRSEVIKPLRLYGEMHRFLPAIASQIGVKIAEMEVNHRARRAGVTKYGLSRTIRVVLDLATVKFLLSYSTRPLQIFGLIGLIAGGLGALITGWLAYVRLFQHQGIADRPLLLLGVMLIFIGVQLVTFGLLAEVMARTYYESQNKPTYVIREVCETPDLAVVAR; encoded by the coding sequence ATGCAGCCTGAGCTTTCGATCGTCATCCCCGTCCACAACGAGTCGCCCAACATCAAGCCCCTCTATGAGGAGCTGACACAGACGTTGAGCACATACGGCCGTGCCTACGAGATCCTGATCGTGGACGACGGCAGCACCGACGACTCGTTCGAGCAACTGGCGGCGCTGCAGGCGCGCGACCCGCGGCTGCGGGTCATCCGCTTCCGCCGCAACTTCGGGCAGACCGCGGCCTTCGCCGCCGGCATCGCGCACGCGCGCGGCCGGCTGGTGATCACCTCCGACGGCGACCTCCAGAACGATCCGCGGGACATTCCGGCGATGGTCGCGCTCGTCGACCAGGGCAACGACATCGTGTGCGGCTGGCGCAAGGACCGCAAAGACACGTTCATCACCCGGCGCGTGCCGTCCATCCTGGCCAACAAGCTGATCTCGTGGGCCACCGGGGTGCCGCTGCACGACTACGGCTGCTCGTTGAAGGTGTTTCGCTCGGAGGTCATCAAGCCGCTGCGGCTCTACGGCGAGATGCACCGCTTCCTCCCGGCCATTGCCAGCCAGATCGGCGTCAAGATTGCCGAGATGGAAGTGAATCACCGCGCCCGGCGCGCGGGCGTCACGAAGTACGGGTTGTCGCGCACCATCCGCGTGGTGCTCGACCTGGCCACCGTCAAGTTCCTGCTGAGCTACTCGACCCGTCCGCTCCAGATTTTCGGGTTGATCGGCCTGATCGCCGGCGGCCTCGGCGCGCTCATCACCGGGTGGCTCGCCTACGTCCGCCTGTTCCAGCACCAGGGCATTGCCGACCGGCCGCTGCTGCTGCTGGGCGTGATGCTGATCTTCATTGGCGTGCAGTTGGTCACCTTCGGCCTGCTGGCCGAGGTGATGGCGCGCACGTACTACGAATCCCAGAACAAGCCCACCTACGTGATCCGCGAGGTATGCGAGACGCCCGATCTCGCCGTGGTCGCCCGTTGA
- a CDS encoding acyltransferase has product MPARPAREHDPRITVIQQELFNENRSKADKYRELCVGRPGVGALVKYELAMVLASWVPGAIGLLLRSKLYPLVLGSVGRNVVFGVNVTLRHPHKIHIGDNVVIDDLCCLDAKGTDNQGIRIGSGVFVGRNTILSCKNGDIIIDDRANIGFNCEIFSASRVHVGKDLLMAAYTYLVGGDHLYDRTDIPVLQQGRTARGIEVGDGVWLGTHVVVTDGSAIGRDAIIGAGAVVVGEIPEFAIATGIPAKVTRDRRDPSPQAPSPQPSASAEASASAQATADKPAGEQA; this is encoded by the coding sequence ATGCCGGCCCGTCCCGCGCGCGAGCACGATCCGCGGATCACGGTCATCCAGCAGGAACTGTTCAACGAGAATCGCTCGAAGGCCGACAAGTACCGCGAGTTGTGCGTCGGCCGCCCGGGAGTGGGGGCGCTCGTCAAGTACGAGCTGGCGATGGTGCTGGCCAGCTGGGTGCCCGGCGCGATTGGCCTGCTCCTGAGATCGAAGCTGTATCCGCTGGTGCTCGGCTCGGTCGGCCGGAACGTCGTGTTCGGCGTCAACGTCACGCTGCGCCACCCCCACAAGATCCACATCGGCGACAACGTCGTCATTGATGACCTCTGTTGCCTCGATGCCAAGGGCACCGACAACCAGGGCATCCGGATCGGCAGCGGCGTCTTCGTCGGCCGCAACACGATTCTCAGCTGCAAGAACGGCGACATCATCATCGACGACCGGGCCAACATCGGGTTCAACTGCGAGATCTTCTCGGCCTCGCGGGTCCACGTTGGCAAGGACCTCCTGATGGCGGCCTACACCTACCTGGTGGGCGGCGATCACCTCTACGACCGCACCGACATCCCGGTGCTGCAGCAGGGGCGCACGGCGCGCGGCATCGAGGTCGGCGACGGCGTGTGGCTGGGCACCCACGTGGTGGTCACCGACGGGTCGGCGATTGGCCGTGATGCGATCATCGGCGCCGGGGCGGTCGTGGTCGGCGAGATCCCGGAGTTCGCGATCGCGACCGGCATTCCCGCGAAGGTCACGCGCGATCGCCGGGACCCGAGCCCCCAAGCCCCGAGCCCCCAGCCCTCCGCCTCCGCCGAGGCTTCCGCCTCCGCTCAAGCTACGGCGGACAAGCCGGCGGGCGAGCAAGCCTGA
- the asnB gene encoding asparagine synthase (glutamine-hydrolyzing), with amino-acid sequence MCGIVGIIDRDQSRPVAADELQQMVRMLHHRGPDEEGSITLNGVGLGMRRLAIVDLATGQQPILNETGDIKIVANGEIYNYQALQKELEGHGHTFRSRQSDIEVLVHAYEQWGVDFLCRLRGMFAVAIWDGRTKTLIAARDRAGEKPLYWTQTSRGLLLASEVKALLVRPEVPRELDPISLDQFLTYEYVLAPRTMIKGIHKIPPAHFLRYHDGEVSVHRYWDAADVRVREWDDREAAEALRTALRKAVVSQLMADVPLGAFLSGGIDSSSLVAFMSESTSQPVNSFSIGFADGTYNELPYAREVAALFKTNHRERSVSPDLGDLFERLVVHLDEPFADVSMFPTFSVSELAREHVKVVLSGDGGDELFGGYDAYQAQALAAKLGWMGDALMPALAGVAAALPPTGKKKGLVNKVKRFSAGATTAPADLGHYRWMVYLNAREKARLYQGGLRDALGATDVYAPVRDALGRFSQDDLLNRQLYADLSLYLADDILVKVDRMSMATSLETRAPFLDGDLMELAFSMPGHLKIRNGERKWILKQAMRGILPDRILSRRKEGFSIPMKNWLRHELQPLMRDLLSPARVARRGLFDPAVVTALMDAHTAGRENHAHTLFPLMVFERWASAHLS; translated from the coding sequence ATGTGCGGCATCGTCGGCATCATCGATCGTGATCAAAGCCGGCCCGTCGCCGCCGACGAGCTGCAGCAGATGGTGCGCATGCTGCACCACCGCGGCCCCGACGAAGAGGGCAGCATCACGCTCAACGGCGTCGGCCTGGGCATGCGGCGGCTGGCGATCGTGGACCTGGCCACCGGCCAGCAGCCGATCCTGAACGAGACCGGCGACATCAAGATTGTCGCCAACGGCGAGATCTACAACTACCAGGCGCTGCAGAAGGAGCTGGAAGGGCACGGCCACACGTTCCGGTCGCGCCAGTCCGACATCGAGGTGCTGGTCCATGCCTACGAGCAGTGGGGCGTGGACTTCCTCTGCCGCCTGCGCGGCATGTTCGCGGTGGCGATCTGGGACGGCCGCACCAAGACCCTGATTGCCGCGCGCGATCGCGCCGGTGAAAAACCGCTGTACTGGACGCAGACGTCGCGCGGCCTGCTGCTGGCGTCGGAAGTGAAGGCGTTGCTGGTGCGCCCGGAAGTGCCGCGCGAGCTGGATCCGATTTCGCTCGATCAGTTCCTGACCTACGAATACGTGCTGGCCCCGCGCACCATGATCAAGGGCATCCACAAGATCCCGCCTGCGCACTTCCTCCGCTATCACGACGGCGAGGTCTCGGTGCACCGCTACTGGGACGCGGCCGACGTGAGGGTGCGCGAGTGGGACGACCGCGAGGCGGCCGAGGCCCTGCGCACCGCGCTCAGGAAGGCGGTGGTCAGCCAGTTGATGGCCGACGTGCCGCTGGGCGCGTTCCTCTCCGGCGGCATCGATTCCAGCTCGCTGGTGGCGTTCATGAGCGAGTCCACCTCGCAGCCCGTGAACAGCTTCAGCATCGGGTTCGCCGACGGCACCTACAACGAGTTGCCGTACGCGCGCGAAGTGGCGGCGCTGTTCAAGACCAACCATCGCGAGCGCAGCGTGTCGCCGGACCTCGGCGATCTTTTCGAGCGGCTGGTGGTGCACCTCGACGAACCGTTTGCCGACGTCTCGATGTTCCCGACCTTCAGCGTCTCCGAGCTCGCGCGCGAGCACGTCAAGGTGGTGTTGTCGGGCGACGGCGGCGACGAGCTGTTCGGCGGCTACGACGCCTACCAGGCGCAGGCGCTGGCGGCCAAGCTCGGGTGGATGGGCGACGCGCTGATGCCGGCGCTGGCTGGTGTCGCCGCGGCCCTGCCGCCGACCGGGAAGAAGAAGGGGCTCGTCAACAAGGTCAAGCGGTTCAGCGCCGGCGCCACCACGGCCCCGGCCGACCTGGGGCACTACCGCTGGATGGTCTACCTGAACGCGCGCGAGAAGGCGCGGCTGTATCAAGGCGGGCTCCGCGACGCGCTGGGCGCGACCGACGTCTACGCCCCGGTGCGCGACGCGCTGGGGCGCTTCTCGCAGGACGATCTGCTCAACCGGCAGCTCTACGCCGACTTGAGCCTGTATCTGGCCGACGACATTCTCGTGAAGGTCGATCGGATGAGCATGGCGACCTCGCTCGAGACGCGCGCGCCCTTCCTCGACGGCGATCTCATGGAGCTGGCGTTCTCGATGCCGGGGCACCTGAAGATCCGCAACGGCGAGCGGAAATGGATCCTGAAGCAGGCCATGCGCGGCATTCTTCCCGACCGCATCCTGTCGCGCCGCAAGGAAGGCTTCAGCATCCCGATGAAGAACTGGCTGCGCCACGAGCTGCAGCCGCTGATGCGCGACCTGCTGTCACCGGCGCGCGTCGCGCGCCGCGGCCTGTTCGATCCCGCGGTGGTCACGGCGCTGATGGACGCGCACACTGCGGGCCGCGAGAACCACGCGCACACGCTGTTCCCGCTGATGGTGTTCGAACGCTGGGCCTCCGCGCATCTCTCATAG
- a CDS encoding SWIB/MDM2 domain-containing protein: MAKTAKKKAAKAKPARKANAAFMKPVTPSDALAAVVGSKPIPRTEVTKKLWAYIKKNGLQDAKNKRMIKADAALKPVFGGKATVNMFEMTKLVSKHLK; encoded by the coding sequence ATGGCCAAGACTGCGAAGAAGAAAGCCGCGAAAGCGAAGCCCGCGCGTAAAGCGAACGCCGCGTTCATGAAGCCCGTCACCCCCAGCGATGCGCTGGCGGCCGTGGTCGGCAGCAAGCCGATTCCGCGTACCGAGGTCACCAAGAAGCTCTGGGCCTACATCAAGAAGAACGGCCTGCAGGATGCGAAGAACAAGCGCATGATCAAGGCTGACGCCGCACTGAAGCCCGTCTTCGGTGGCAAGGCCACGGTCAACATGTTCGAAATGACCAAGCTGGTCAGCAAGCACCTGAAGTAA
- a CDS encoding glycerol-3-phosphate dehydrogenase/oxidase encodes MTRDLRRLADTRFDLIVVGAGFYGVTVAWDAAQRGLSVAIIDKDDFGAATSFNNLKTLHGGLRSLQSLNFRQMRLFIRERRALARILPHLVRPLPFVVATTRNPKRSALAMRIALAINDLVARDRNEGLADPGSHLPRSQIISKEETLRLNPVVAPEGVTGGAVWYDYQMTSTDRVTLSFLLSAVDAGATAANYVKANRFIRDGDRVVGVQAEDGLTGTTFDIRGAVVVNAAGPWAASMLTDLPRAAQGAPPPRLSRAMNVVTRKLVDSHACGGMVGGRYLFLVPWRDVSMLGTSHDAYDGSPDQLKVSRWDLEAFLKDAREAFPHAGLTTSDVLLVHRGLLPMVSGDGHQVRLLRESRVVDHSRHGLPGLVSVFGVRYTTARHTAEQAVDAVFRAMGHATPPPCRTAETPLLGGSMNHVDNFLKAVVLRDVEGIPTATLRRIASTYGTGYDSVLQIARDVPALARPLGRSCDVLGAEILYAARREMALKLGDAVIRRTEAGAAGHPGADALERAGAIMARALGWDEWRARNEVAEVEAFYRLPRD; translated from the coding sequence ATGACGCGCGACCTCCGCAGGCTGGCAGACACCCGATTTGACTTGATTGTGGTGGGCGCCGGTTTTTACGGCGTCACCGTCGCGTGGGATGCCGCTCAACGCGGGCTGTCGGTCGCCATCATCGACAAGGACGACTTCGGCGCCGCCACCTCCTTCAACAACCTCAAGACCCTGCACGGGGGCCTGCGCTCGCTCCAGTCGCTCAACTTCCGGCAGATGCGCCTGTTCATCCGGGAGCGCCGCGCCCTGGCCCGCATCCTGCCGCACCTGGTGCGCCCGCTGCCGTTCGTGGTCGCCACCACGCGGAACCCCAAGCGCTCGGCCCTGGCGATGCGCATCGCGCTGGCCATCAACGACCTGGTGGCCCGCGACCGCAACGAGGGCCTGGCCGACCCGGGGTCGCACCTGCCGCGCAGCCAGATCATCTCGAAGGAAGAGACCCTCCGGCTCAACCCGGTCGTGGCGCCGGAAGGGGTGACGGGCGGCGCGGTCTGGTACGACTACCAGATGACCAGTACCGACCGCGTGACGCTGTCGTTCCTGCTGTCGGCGGTGGACGCCGGCGCCACCGCGGCCAACTACGTCAAGGCGAACCGGTTCATCCGCGACGGCGACCGCGTGGTCGGGGTGCAGGCCGAGGACGGCCTGACCGGCACGACCTTCGACATCCGCGGCGCGGTCGTCGTCAACGCCGCCGGGCCGTGGGCGGCGTCGATGCTCACCGACCTGCCGCGCGCCGCCCAGGGGGCGCCGCCGCCGCGCCTGTCGCGGGCCATGAACGTGGTCACCCGCAAGCTGGTGGACTCGCACGCCTGCGGCGGCATGGTGGGCGGCCGCTACCTGTTCCTGGTGCCGTGGCGCGACGTCTCGATGCTCGGCACCAGCCACGATGCCTACGACGGCTCGCCCGACCAGTTGAAGGTGTCGCGGTGGGATCTGGAGGCCTTCCTGAAGGACGCCCGCGAGGCGTTCCCCCATGCCGGCCTGACCACCTCGGACGTGCTGCTGGTCCATCGCGGCCTGCTGCCGATGGTGTCGGGGGATGGGCACCAGGTCCGCCTGCTGCGCGAGAGCCGGGTCGTGGACCACAGCCGGCACGGGCTGCCCGGCCTGGTGTCGGTGTTCGGCGTGCGCTACACGACCGCGCGCCACACGGCCGAGCAGGCGGTCGATGCCGTGTTTCGCGCCATGGGCCATGCCACCCCGCCGCCCTGCCGCACGGCGGAAACCCCGCTCCTGGGCGGCAGCATGAACCACGTCGACAACTTCCTGAAGGCGGTGGTCCTGCGGGACGTCGAAGGCATTCCCACCGCCACGCTGCGCCGCATCGCGTCCACCTACGGCACCGGCTATGACAGCGTGCTGCAGATCGCCCGCGACGTGCCGGCCCTGGCCCGTCCGCTCGGGCGCTCCTGCGACGTGCTGGGAGCGGAAATCCTCTATGCCGCCCGCCGGGAAATGGCCCTCAAGCTGGGGGACGCGGTGATCCGCCGCACCGAGGCCGGGGCGGCCGGGCACCCCGGGGCCGACGCGCTCGAACGGGCCGGCGCCATCATGGCCCGCGCGCTCGGATGGGATGAGTGGCGCGCCAGGAACGAGGTCGCCGAGGTCGAAGCCTTCTACCGCCTCCCGCGTGACTGA
- a CDS encoding class I SAM-dependent methyltransferase, producing MPACGGRASCSPSLAHRCTRASAKSRRSGRWPRRRKRVRIFAVGIPHQRADIVRYKVVITEIQRYWNHRIHDLEMTDEPVGTRGFFDDLEDYRYDKLRYLPQLVDFSAYQGQRLLEVGCGIGTDLARFAAGGARVTGVDLAQTAIDLARKNFELHGLVAEDLRVANGEALPYPDASFDVVYGHGVVQYTADAAQLIRECHRVLKPGGTGIFMVYNRVSWLNALSKVMKVPLEHEDAPVLVKYSIAEFKKLLTPFAEVRIVPERFPVKSRLHGGWKGLAFNTLFVGTFNALPRVWVRPLGWHLMAFCRKSTAA from the coding sequence CTGCCAGCCTGCGGAGGTCGCGCGTCATGCTCGCCTTCGCTCGCCCATCGATGCACGCGAGCTTCGGCGAAGTCTCGCCGTAGCGGCCGTTGGCCGCGTAGGCGGAAACGAGTCCGCATTTTTGCCGTTGGGATACCGCATCAGAGAGCCGATATTGTACGATACAAGGTCGTGATCACCGAGATTCAACGCTACTGGAACCACCGCATCCACGATTTGGAGATGACCGACGAGCCGGTCGGCACCCGTGGGTTCTTCGACGATCTCGAGGATTACCGCTACGACAAGCTGCGCTACCTGCCGCAGCTGGTGGATTTCTCGGCCTACCAGGGCCAGCGACTGCTTGAAGTCGGCTGTGGCATCGGCACCGACCTCGCGCGATTCGCCGCCGGCGGCGCGCGCGTGACGGGCGTGGACCTGGCGCAGACGGCGATCGACCTTGCACGGAAAAACTTCGAGCTGCACGGGCTGGTCGCGGAGGACCTCCGTGTCGCCAACGGTGAGGCGCTGCCGTATCCCGACGCCTCGTTCGACGTCGTCTACGGCCACGGCGTGGTGCAGTACACGGCGGACGCCGCGCAACTGATTCGCGAATGCCACCGGGTGTTGAAGCCGGGCGGCACCGGCATCTTCATGGTCTACAACCGCGTCTCCTGGCTGAACGCGCTGTCGAAGGTGATGAAGGTCCCGCTGGAGCACGAAGACGCGCCGGTGCTGGTGAAGTACTCGATCGCGGAGTTCAAGAAGCTACTGACGCCGTTTGCCGAGGTGCGCATCGTGCCCGAGCGTTTTCCGGTGAAGTCGCGCCTGCACGGCGGCTGGAAGGGGCTGGCCTTCAACACGCTGTTTGTCGGAACCTTCAATGCGCTCCCTCGCGTCTGGGTGCGGCCGCTCGGCTGGCACCTGATGGCGTTTTGCCGAAAGTCGACAGCCGCGTGA